In Anaerobacillus sp. CMMVII, a single window of DNA contains:
- a CDS encoding 3-oxoacyl-ACP synthase, producing MKQETEAIGIVSTGVYLPDRRMSGRDIATLSGIPLEVVELKMGIKEKIVPGPNDHTCQMGVLAAKEALKKADLDPRELDLIIYIGEEHKEYPLWTAGIKLQQEIGAVNAWAFDVAMRCGTTVMALKVAKDMMKADPEIRTVLLAGGYRNVDFIDYENPRTRFMYNLSAGGGAIILQRGYQKNELLETSLMTDGSFSEDVVVVAGGTKHPITADAIEKRLNYLEVLDPAGMKARLEEKSMRNFLQVIRQSLKKSGLSEVDIDYLAILHMKRSAHEYVLRELQLQEEQSVYLEDYGHIGQIDQILSVELALEQGKIATGDVVVLVSAGIGYAWGATTIRWGKKIAY from the coding sequence GTGAAACAAGAGACGGAAGCGATTGGAATTGTTAGTACAGGAGTGTACCTACCGGATCGGCGCATGAGTGGTCGTGATATTGCAACTTTATCTGGAATACCGCTAGAAGTAGTTGAGTTGAAAATGGGGATTAAGGAGAAAATAGTTCCCGGTCCCAATGATCATACGTGCCAGATGGGAGTACTTGCAGCTAAAGAAGCGTTAAAAAAAGCTGACCTTGATCCTCGTGAGCTTGATTTAATTATTTATATTGGAGAAGAACACAAAGAATATCCACTTTGGACAGCTGGAATTAAACTCCAACAAGAAATTGGTGCAGTTAATGCTTGGGCGTTTGATGTGGCGATGCGTTGCGGTACAACGGTGATGGCGTTGAAAGTAGCCAAAGATATGATGAAGGCGGACCCGGAGATTCGGACTGTATTGCTGGCTGGTGGGTATCGAAATGTCGATTTTATTGATTATGAGAATCCGAGAACAAGGTTCATGTATAACCTTTCTGCTGGAGGAGGGGCAATCATCCTTCAGAGAGGATATCAGAAAAACGAACTATTAGAAACGTCACTAATGACAGATGGGTCTTTCTCAGAAGATGTCGTTGTTGTCGCTGGAGGAACGAAACATCCGATCACTGCAGATGCCATTGAAAAACGCCTTAATTATTTGGAGGTGCTTGATCCAGCTGGAATGAAAGCACGACTTGAGGAAAAATCAATGCGAAACTTCTTGCAGGTGATTAGACAATCCTTAAAGAAAAGTGGTCTTTCAGAAGTAGACATTGATTATTTAGCTATTCTGCATATGAAACGTTCGGCACACGAGTATGTTTTACGAGAATTACAATTACAGGAGGAACAGTCAGTCTATTTAGAAGATTACGGTCATATCGGCCAAATAGATCAAATTTTATCGGTAGAACTAGCCCTTGAACAAGGCAAAATAGCTACAGGTGATGTTGTCGTGCTCGTTAGTGCTGGAATTGGCTACGCATGGGGAGCAACAACGATTCGCTGGGGTAAGAAAATAGCTTACTAG
- a CDS encoding AMP-binding enzyme, translating into MIITGGENVFPLEVEHVIAEHDEVAEVAVVGIGDEKWGEVVTAFIVPKDKAVITETDIEIHCKAYLGGYKVPKIIRFVTQLPKTAVGKIDKKQLVEMKA; encoded by the coding sequence ATGATCATCACGGGTGGTGAAAATGTTTTTCCTTTAGAAGTAGAGCATGTCATTGCCGAACATGATGAGGTAGCTGAAGTCGCCGTTGTTGGCATCGGTGATGAAAAATGGGGTGAGGTTGTGACAGCTTTTATCGTCCCAAAAGATAAAGCAGTTATAACAGAAACAGATATTGAGATCCACTGTAAAGCCTACCTTGGCGGCTATAAAGTGCCAAAGATCATTCGTTTTGTTACCCAATTACCGAAAACCGCTGTTGGCAAAATTGATAAGAAGCAATTAGTAGAGATGAAGGCTTGA
- a CDS encoding TrkA C-terminal domain-containing protein: MTFLDDPLILIFVILFVGSFIGQLEIKGINLGASGVLLFAMVLGHFGYQIPAIVQNLGLSLFIVAVGLQAGPRFFRMLKSSGLVFAILGFLIIVIASITTVIVSKVFNLSAPLSIGLMTGALTSTPGLAAGLEATKDPIVSVGYGIAYPFGVIAVVLFVQLFPRVLKVDLQKDLQKTVSPIKHKSSLKKMTVLIDKDEAHKKTLKELQRNIKSSAIISRVIRGDRNFLGRNDTVLLKGDEVIVVGYPEELNKFRDAVGREVTTDVNIRANIRMHRVVVDAEELIGKVFARSTLGKDTA, from the coding sequence ATGACGTTTTTAGATGATCCATTGATACTAATATTTGTCATTTTGTTTGTGGGGTCTTTTATTGGTCAGTTAGAGATTAAGGGAATTAACCTTGGGGCATCTGGTGTTTTACTTTTTGCCATGGTCTTAGGGCACTTTGGTTATCAAATCCCAGCAATTGTACAGAACTTAGGGTTAAGTTTGTTTATTGTTGCGGTAGGGCTTCAGGCAGGTCCACGATTTTTTCGAATGTTGAAAAGTAGTGGTTTAGTTTTTGCAATCTTAGGTTTTCTAATCATTGTAATTGCGTCAATTACGACCGTGATTGTCTCAAAAGTTTTCAATTTATCTGCACCATTAAGTATTGGGTTGATGACTGGTGCATTAACGAGTACGCCTGGATTAGCGGCAGGACTTGAGGCGACAAAGGATCCGATTGTCTCGGTAGGATATGGGATTGCCTATCCTTTTGGGGTCATTGCGGTCGTTTTATTTGTTCAGCTTTTTCCAAGGGTATTAAAAGTTGATTTACAAAAGGACTTGCAAAAAACAGTTAGTCCAATTAAGCATAAAAGTTCCTTAAAAAAAATGACAGTGTTGATTGATAAAGACGAGGCTCATAAAAAAACATTAAAGGAGCTACAACGAAATATAAAAAGTTCTGCAATTATTAGTCGGGTGATTCGCGGCGACCGGAATTTTTTAGGGCGCAATGATACGGTGCTGTTAAAAGGCGACGAAGTAATTGTCGTCGGCTACCCTGAGGAATTAAATAAATTTAGAGATGCTGTCGGTCGTGAGGTTACGACCGATGTTAATATTCGCGCCAATATTCGAATGCATCGCGTTGTTGTGGATGCCGAAGAATTAATCGGGAAAGTCTTCGCGAGATCCACCTTAGGGAAAGATACAGCGTAA
- a CDS encoding alpha/beta fold hydrolase, with translation MAEVTLKSVTIENGETIAYRERTGGEEVLLLVHGNMTSSKHWDLLIDTLDEKYKIYAIDLRGFGGSSYHQAINSIKDFSDDLKQLVDVIGLERFSLMGWSTGGAVSMQFTIDHHEQVNRLILLASASTRGYPFVQVNPAGEVVRCKSKEEIEQDTTKSLPVLKAYETRNKEFLRALWNAVIYTTKQPPEDLYDQYTEDMLTQRNLTDVYHALNTFNISDVHNGLSAGTGRVKEIGVPTLVLWGENDLVVTEQMTKEISEDLGKVAKVVYLQGCGHSPLVDNLKLLKHEVECFLEGYRLI, from the coding sequence ATGGCGGAAGTGACCTTAAAGTCCGTAACAATCGAGAATGGAGAAACAATTGCCTATCGCGAACGTACCGGTGGTGAGGAAGTATTGCTTTTGGTTCATGGCAATATGACTTCTTCAAAGCATTGGGACTTATTAATAGATACATTAGATGAAAAATATAAAATTTATGCAATAGATTTACGAGGGTTTGGCGGGTCGAGTTATCATCAAGCGATCAATTCGATCAAAGATTTTAGCGATGATTTAAAGCAACTTGTCGATGTCATAGGTTTAGAGAGATTTTCCCTCATGGGTTGGTCGACGGGTGGAGCAGTTTCGATGCAGTTTACGATTGATCACCATGAACAAGTGAATCGTCTAATTCTCCTCGCATCAGCTTCGACTAGAGGATATCCTTTCGTACAAGTAAATCCAGCTGGTGAAGTCGTTCGATGTAAGTCGAAGGAAGAGATCGAACAAGACACAACAAAGTCACTTCCAGTTCTTAAAGCCTATGAAACTAGAAATAAAGAGTTCCTTAGAGCTCTTTGGAATGCGGTCATCTATACGACTAAGCAACCGCCTGAAGACTTATACGACCAATATACGGAAGATATGTTGACGCAGCGTAATCTCACTGATGTCTATCATGCTTTAAATACATTTAATATTAGTGATGTTCATAATGGCTTATCAGCAGGAACTGGAAGAGTGAAGGAGATTGGGGTACCTACACTTGTTTTATGGGGTGAAAATGATTTAGTAGTCACCGAACAAATGACAAAGGAGATAAGCGAAGATTTAGGAAAGGTAGCCAAAGTTGTTTATTTACAAGGTTGTGGACATTCCCCGTTGGTAGATAATTTAAAGCTATTAAAGCATGAGGTTGAATGCTTTCTTGAAGGTTATAGATTGATATAG
- the fabG gene encoding 3-oxoacyl-ACP reductase FabG has product MRLRDKVAIVTGGGNGIGRETVLTFVREGAKVVIADFNEEAGSQVLQEVNDLGGTAFFQKVNVADQESVKQLVETTIETFGVVSILVNNAGITADAMTHKMTPDAWQKVIDVNLSGVFYCTQAVIGKMLEQGKGKIINTSSVSGIYGNVGQANYAATKAGVVGMTKTWAKEYGGKGINVNAVAPGFIETAMVAKVPEKVIEKMKAIIPLKRLGSPTDIANAYLYLASDESNYVNGTVLHVDGGIMM; this is encoded by the coding sequence ATGCGTTTAAGAGATAAAGTTGCGATTGTGACAGGTGGAGGAAATGGTATTGGAAGAGAGACAGTATTAACTTTTGTAAGAGAAGGTGCAAAGGTAGTCATTGCTGATTTTAATGAAGAAGCAGGTTCGCAAGTATTGCAAGAGGTAAACGATCTTGGAGGAACTGCGTTTTTTCAGAAGGTGAATGTTGCAGATCAAGAGAGTGTGAAACAATTAGTGGAAACAACGATCGAAACATTTGGGGTAGTGTCGATTTTGGTAAATAACGCTGGAATTACGGCTGATGCGATGACCCACAAAATGACCCCTGATGCTTGGCAAAAAGTAATTGATGTGAATTTATCTGGTGTCTTTTACTGTACACAGGCAGTGATCGGAAAAATGCTTGAACAGGGAAAAGGGAAGATTATTAATACCTCGAGTGTTTCTGGTATTTATGGGAATGTTGGGCAAGCCAATTATGCAGCTACGAAAGCGGGCGTGGTCGGCATGACGAAAACCTGGGCAAAGGAGTATGGAGGCAAGGGAATTAACGTCAATGCCGTCGCTCCAGGATTTATTGAAACCGCTATGGTTGCGAAGGTGCCAGAGAAGGTCATTGAGAAAATGAAAGCAATCATTCCTTTGAAAAGACTAGGAAGTCCAACTGATATTGCAAATGCTTATCTTTATCTAGCATCTGATGAATCGAACTACGTTAATGGTACCGTTCTCCACGTTGATGGTGGGATCATGATGTGA
- a CDS encoding 1,4-dihydroxy-6-naphthoate synthase, producing MKIVFSPCPNDTFIFHALVHGLVPGAPKLDVTYADIDITNTLAVQPDGPEIMKISYAALPWAHPDYALLPCGGALGRGCGPLVLTNDQAMTPAALAGKRVAVPSERSTAYLLFRLWTAQQVPGGVGEIVVMPFHEIMPAVRDGLVDAGLVIHEARFTYQTYGLSLLTDLGNWWEEDTNLPIPLGAIIAKRSLNLTEISNWIRQSVEYAWANPEASRDYVMCHAQELSPEVTQAHIDLYVNEFSANLGEDGYAAVFALLGRAAKEGLIPEIDLESLRWR from the coding sequence ATGAAAATCGTTTTTTCACCATGTCCAAATGATACCTTTATTTTTCATGCGTTAGTGCACGGTCTCGTCCCAGGAGCTCCTAAGCTTGATGTAACCTACGCAGACATTGATATTACCAATACATTAGCGGTCCAGCCTGACGGACCGGAAATTATGAAAATTTCCTACGCCGCTCTTCCATGGGCACATCCTGATTACGCCTTATTACCATGCGGTGGTGCCTTAGGAAGAGGTTGTGGTCCGTTAGTTTTAACTAATGATCAAGCCATGACACCAGCAGCATTAGCCGGAAAACGAGTCGCTGTTCCAAGCGAACGTTCAACTGCGTATTTATTATTCAGGTTATGGACGGCACAACAAGTACCAGGTGGTGTAGGTGAAATCGTAGTCATGCCATTTCATGAAATCATGCCAGCTGTTCGTGACGGGTTAGTCGATGCTGGTTTAGTTATCCATGAAGCGCGTTTCACATACCAAACCTATGGTTTGTCACTTTTAACAGACCTAGGAAACTGGTGGGAGGAGGATACAAATCTTCCAATTCCGCTCGGAGCCATTATTGCAAAACGCTCGTTAAACTTAACAGAGATCTCTAATTGGATCCGACAATCAGTAGAATACGCTTGGGCTAATCCAGAAGCCTCTCGTGACTATGTCATGTGTCACGCTCAGGAGCTTTCTCCAGAAGTAACCCAAGCTCATATTGATTTATATGTAAATGAGTTTTCGGCAAATTTAGGGGAAGATGGATACGCGGCCGTTTTCGCTTTGCTTGGACGAGCGGCGAAAGAAGGGCTTATTCCCGAAATCGATTTAGAAAGCTTACGTTGGAGATAG
- a CDS encoding LrgB family protein, whose translation MVILVTLLSIAITVGAYLLSKVVGKRYPSPFTTPVFFSTAIIIVFLLTFGYSFEDYTVAKEIMTFLLGPATVALAVPLFKNREIIKKHSGPALVGIILGAMSTIIGAVLLAKLLSLSNEILASVSVKSVTVPVAIEIANIIGGDPALTAAFVVATGILGTMIGPWLMTITNITHPLSRGLALGTISHGQGTAQAATEGELQGAVAGVAMGLSAIFTAIAAPIIVPFFV comes from the coding sequence GTGGTCATACTCGTGACTCTGCTTAGTATTGCAATAACAGTAGGAGCCTATCTACTCTCAAAGGTCGTCGGAAAACGTTATCCGTCGCCGTTTACAACGCCTGTATTCTTTAGTACAGCTATTATTATCGTTTTTTTATTAACATTTGGTTATAGTTTTGAAGATTACACAGTTGCAAAAGAAATTATGACATTTTTATTAGGCCCAGCGACCGTTGCCTTAGCTGTGCCATTATTTAAAAATCGAGAAATTATAAAAAAACATAGTGGTCCTGCATTAGTTGGTATAATTTTAGGGGCCATGTCAACAATTATCGGCGCTGTTTTACTAGCCAAACTACTATCACTATCAAATGAAATACTTGCTTCAGTCAGTGTAAAATCGGTTACTGTTCCTGTAGCCATTGAGATTGCCAACATCATTGGCGGTGATCCCGCGCTAACGGCAGCATTCGTGGTTGCCACAGGAATACTAGGAACGATGATTGGTCCATGGTTAATGACCATAACAAACATTACTCATCCGCTTTCGAGGGGGTTAGCTCTAGGGACCATTTCTCACGGCCAAGGAACAGCTCAGGCGGCAACAGAAGGTGAACTTCAAGGAGCGGTAGCAGGTGTTGCAATGGGATTATCAGCGATTTTTACAGCAATCGCGGCACCGATTATTGTCCCGTTTTTTGTTTAA
- a CDS encoding DUF4870 domain-containing protein has translation MVEKDDRTLAMLIYVISFFTTFIGPLVIWLLKKDESDFIDHHGREYFNFLISYTVYFIISGILIIVIIGAFLLAIVGIAAFIFTIVAAIKAYDGEYYRFPFIFRIL, from the coding sequence TTGGTTGAAAAAGATGATCGTACCCTCGCCATGTTGATTTATGTTATTAGTTTTTTTACAACGTTCATTGGTCCACTTGTCATTTGGCTCTTGAAAAAGGATGAGTCAGACTTCATTGACCATCACGGCAGAGAATATTTTAACTTTTTGATCTCATACACAGTTTACTTTATTATTAGCGGCATTCTAATTATTGTAATTATCGGAGCATTCTTACTTGCTATTGTTGGTATTGCAGCGTTTATTTTTACAATTGTTGCAGCCATTAAAGCCTACGACGGAGAATATTACCGTTTCCCATTTATCTTTAGAATCCTTTAG
- a CDS encoding YkgJ family cysteine cluster protein: MKQYLTIKDMERICQEINKKHIPDDSRFMQAIDDQYDEYGDADLDLFVTTAFKRMLAVLDHEITIIETKVGIESSCQSGCAHCCYFPVILTRMEAKLIAEYIEHLPKEEHAKVLEHLGNYYANADLQVVDELDFQADPYYKEKYITKHIPCPLLDQTTNSCLAYEVRPVACRTHFNYCHPQVCADQPIPDEVFSYEFLYEYYMYALVNTIQEAVLEEGHASIKLPGDVYEADYLIKLLKKGLIR, encoded by the coding sequence TTGAAACAATACCTAACGATAAAAGATATGGAGAGAATATGCCAAGAGATTAACAAGAAGCATATTCCTGATGATAGTAGATTTATGCAAGCAATCGATGATCAGTATGATGAATATGGTGATGCAGATCTTGATTTGTTTGTTACTACGGCATTTAAGCGAATGTTAGCAGTATTAGATCACGAGATTACGATAATTGAAACAAAGGTAGGGATTGAGTCGAGTTGCCAATCAGGTTGTGCCCACTGTTGTTATTTTCCAGTAATTCTAACAAGAATGGAAGCTAAACTGATTGCCGAGTATATAGAACATTTACCTAAAGAAGAGCACGCGAAGGTACTAGAGCATTTAGGAAATTATTACGCAAATGCAGATTTACAAGTGGTAGACGAACTCGACTTTCAAGCAGATCCTTATTACAAAGAAAAATATATAACTAAGCATATCCCATGCCCATTACTAGATCAAACAACGAATTCGTGTTTGGCCTATGAAGTACGGCCGGTGGCTTGTCGTACCCATTTCAATTATTGTCATCCTCAAGTTTGTGCTGATCAGCCAATCCCGGATGAAGTGTTTAGTTATGAATTTTTATATGAATATTATATGTATGCGTTAGTGAACACCATCCAAGAGGCTGTTTTAGAAGAGGGACACGCTTCTATTAAGCTACCAGGTGATGTTTATGAAGCCGATTATTTGATTAAACTATTAAAAAAAGGATTGATACGGTAA
- a CDS encoding HIT family protein, protein MAYEENCPFCNPEKDTEQNIVFENETCYFLQHNLQQDVLEGCGVIVPKKHRVHAFELTKEEWNDTYELLQSAKEFLDGKYSPNGYTLGWNVGEVSNQSIMHSHLHVIPRYSDEPLAGRGIRYWLKQPVNKRETRKQQ, encoded by the coding sequence ATGGCTTACGAAGAAAATTGTCCTTTTTGTAACCCAGAAAAAGACACGGAACAGAATATTGTTTTTGAAAATGAGACGTGCTATTTTCTACAGCACAACCTTCAGCAAGATGTATTGGAAGGATGCGGTGTAATTGTCCCGAAGAAACATCGAGTTCATGCGTTTGAATTAACAAAAGAAGAATGGAACGATACATATGAACTTCTACAGAGCGCTAAGGAGTTTCTTGATGGAAAGTATTCACCGAATGGTTATACACTCGGCTGGAATGTCGGCGAGGTTTCAAATCAATCTATTATGCATAGTCATCTTCATGTAATACCTAGGTATAGCGACGAACCTTTAGCTGGTAGGGGAATTCGTTACTGGTTGAAGCAACCAGTAAATAAACGAGAAACACGTAAACAACAATAA
- the cbiQ gene encoding cobalt ECF transporter T component CbiQ, whose amino-acid sequence MAKTQGDIQSELDGISAWAISWEARAKLVAVVIFIFGVISLQTPSIALIAYAIAFIGSLAMGISILLLVKRYLIILPFLLLMTVPLILGGGFPLDLDRVSFASLILLKAITCMTVMTILLHTQTIDEFMDSLAHLKVPPIVITILLLSYRYVFLFFDDIQKMQLAARSRFFSGGISIRNLKVYGQLTGGLLIKSLNRAENVYNAMNARCFNGTIRFREKRQLTRWDVLKTLIPLLIIIAIITIERMTT is encoded by the coding sequence TTGGCAAAAACACAAGGGGATATTCAGTCAGAATTAGACGGCATTTCAGCTTGGGCAATTTCATGGGAAGCTCGGGCAAAATTAGTGGCAGTTGTCATCTTTATTTTTGGTGTTATCAGTTTACAAACACCATCAATCGCCTTGATTGCGTATGCAATTGCTTTTATCGGATCATTAGCGATGGGAATTTCTATCCTATTACTTGTAAAAAGATATCTAATCATATTGCCATTTTTACTACTCATGACGGTTCCATTAATTCTTGGTGGTGGTTTTCCACTCGACCTTGACCGAGTTTCATTCGCTAGTCTCATCCTCCTAAAGGCCATTACTTGCATGACTGTTATGACCATTTTGTTGCATACCCAAACAATCGATGAATTTATGGATAGCCTCGCTCATTTAAAAGTTCCGCCAATCGTAATAACCATTTTGTTATTATCCTACCGCTATGTTTTTTTATTTTTTGATGATATTCAAAAAATGCAATTAGCAGCAAGATCACGATTTTTTTCCGGTGGAATTTCCATCCGTAATCTCAAGGTTTATGGGCAACTCACTGGTGGATTACTAATTAAATCGTTAAACCGCGCTGAAAATGTCTACAATGCGATGAACGCACGCTGCTTCAATGGTACAATTCGCTTTCGGGAAAAGCGTCAGCTTACACGCTGGGATGTACTAAAGACATTGATCCCCCTTCTAATCATTATCGCAATCATAACAATAGAGCGGATGACAACGTAA
- a CDS encoding CidA/LrgA family protein, producing the protein MKKILVIVIQLFFLWLLNELGYFIVEALNLPLPGNVLGMVILFGLLMTGVVSLKWVEAASSLLIKHLAFFFIPIAVGLMNFGPLFLQNGVSLLIVIVGSAAIGIYATGAISQSLAEKKEGAERGHTRDSA; encoded by the coding sequence ATGAAAAAAATCTTAGTCATTGTTATTCAGTTATTTTTTCTCTGGCTTTTAAACGAACTAGGCTATTTTATTGTAGAAGCTCTAAATCTACCTTTGCCAGGAAACGTTCTCGGCATGGTGATTTTATTCGGGCTTTTAATGACGGGTGTTGTCTCACTGAAGTGGGTGGAAGCGGCTTCCTCATTATTGATTAAGCACTTAGCGTTTTTCTTTATTCCAATTGCAGTTGGCTTAATGAATTTCGGGCCATTATTTTTACAAAATGGAGTTTCACTATTGATTGTGATCGTCGGTAGTGCAGCTATCGGAATTTATGCAACAGGTGCTATTTCACAGTCATTAGCTGAAAAGAAAGAAGGTGCTGAACGTGGTCATACTCGTGACTCTGCTTAG
- a CDS encoding futalosine hydrolase — protein MRILVMTAVAAEQEAVLRGIDNAPRFDVVVAGVGPVAAAISTAKVLATNKYDLVINAGIGGGFSEQAEIGSVVVATEIIAADLGAETGEGFASIEQLGFGTSRVAVDQRFANKVATALKTAGLPTHSGPILTLATVTGTKETADQLATRVPGATVEAMEGFGVALAASDANVPILEIRTISNPVGPRDKGAWKIKEALHMLEKASSIIAEVL, from the coding sequence ATGCGTATATTAGTCATGACTGCCGTTGCTGCCGAGCAGGAAGCAGTCCTTCGTGGTATCGACAACGCCCCTCGCTTTGATGTTGTTGTTGCAGGAGTTGGGCCTGTTGCTGCAGCAATAAGTACAGCTAAGGTTTTAGCCACTAATAAATATGACCTCGTTATTAATGCCGGAATTGGTGGCGGATTCTCCGAACAAGCCGAAATTGGTTCAGTGGTCGTCGCTACTGAAATTATTGCAGCGGACCTTGGTGCTGAAACTGGTGAAGGTTTTGCGAGTATTGAACAACTAGGTTTTGGTACATCCCGTGTTGCCGTTGATCAACGGTTTGCTAACAAGGTTGCCACAGCTCTAAAAACAGCAGGACTTCCGACACATAGTGGACCAATTCTCACCTTAGCAACGGTCACAGGTACTAAGGAAACTGCGGATCAATTAGCTACACGTGTTCCGGGAGCAACGGTTGAAGCAATGGAAGGATTCGGTGTGGCTCTTGCAGCAAGTGATGCAAATGTACCAATACTCGAAATTCGGACGATTTCCAACCCCGTCGGTCCACGTGATAAAGGAGCTTGGAAAATCAAAGAAGCGTTACATATGTTAGAAAAAGCAAGTTCAATTATAGCGGAGGTGCTTTAG
- a CDS encoding CbiM family transporter, protein MHIADGVLNVSMAVATSAAAIGLVAYSIKGIKEEEVPKISLLTGAFFVSSLINIPIGPASVHPLLGGFLGLVLGRRAPLGIFIGLVLQATLFQHGGLSTLGANTLLMSIPALAVYGLSTFFHKISPFLKGFFAGFLAICGGVILLMFLLLFSDQRYGEGTFSVVNLLLVAYLPLAILEGFLTGFSVKYLYTARPSLFAKKGR, encoded by the coding sequence ATGCATATTGCAGATGGGGTGCTTAATGTTTCTATGGCAGTTGCGACATCAGCTGCAGCTATTGGGTTAGTCGCCTATTCAATTAAAGGAATAAAAGAAGAGGAAGTGCCAAAAATCAGCTTACTCACAGGAGCGTTCTTTGTATCCTCACTTATTAACATCCCAATTGGACCTGCCTCAGTCCACCCACTCTTAGGTGGTTTCCTAGGTTTAGTCCTTGGTCGTAGAGCTCCTTTAGGGATATTCATTGGGCTTGTACTCCAAGCAACCTTATTTCAGCATGGTGGCTTAAGTACATTAGGAGCTAATACTTTACTCATGTCAATTCCTGCTTTAGCAGTCTATGGACTTTCTACTTTCTTTCATAAAATATCGCCTTTTCTAAAAGGATTTTTTGCTGGTTTTTTGGCAATTTGTGGTGGGGTCATTTTACTAATGTTCTTACTACTTTTCTCAGATCAACGTTACGGAGAAGGGACATTTTCAGTGGTTAATTTATTGTTAGTTGCTTATTTACCACTTGCCATTTTAGAAGGTTTTTTAACTGGGTTTTCTGTGAAATATCTTTACACAGCCCGACCTAGTCTATTTGCTAAAAAAGGACGGTGA